The Gloeobacter morelensis MG652769 genome contains the following window.
AGGCGCGCTTCTGGAAGACGGATCTGCGCATGGCCGATTTGCAGCAGACCCACCTGGCCGGAGCCATGCTTGCCGAGGCGCGACTGGCACGGGCTAACTTGCGGCAGGCCGACTTGCGGGGGGCAAATCTGCAGGGGGCGAATCTGGCCCGTGCGGATCTCAGTGGAGCGGATCTCACCGATGCCGTCCTGCAGAGAGCGGACTTGACCGGGGCGATCCTGGACGATTGCAAGCTTGAAAGAGCGAATTTGAGCGGTGCTGTTCTGGCGGGCGCCAGCCTGCAGCACGCGGTCCTCATCGACGCCAATCTGCACGCAGCGAGGCTGACGGGTGCGGATTTGCAGGGGGCACACCTGATCGACGCCACCTGCACCGGCGCGGATCTAAGCGGCGCCAGCCTGCAGGCGGCGGATCTATCGCGGGCCGTCCTGGTGGACACGGACCTGAGCGGAGCGAACCTGGCTGGAGCCGATGTCACCCACACGGACCTGCGCCGGGCCATCCTGCGCAACGTCCACTGGGACGGCCCTTCCTACTCGCAAAGCTGAGCCCTCGTCCTGGACAGTTACTGCGCGACGAAGCCCGCCACTACGACACTGATTGCCCACAAAATCGCCATGATCCCGAGCACCACACCGGCATCGGGAGCGCCGCGCCAGGGAAATTTGTTTCTGTCCATTGCCGCCGCCTGAGCGAATACTCCCTTCAGGATAGCGGCCGATGCACGTTGCGCTACGAACTGACCTTCTGTTCGTGGTAGCTGGAGATCTTCTCGTAGACCTCTTCGGGAAAAGTCAGTTCTTTATAGACATTACAGGCGTCCGGGTTGTCCGGATTGGGGCAAATCGGAAAATCCTGCTGCTTTTGAAATTCAAGGAGGCGCTCGCGGCTGGGCGGGCTGTAACCGCGCTCCTGTACCTGCTGGTAAAGGGCGCGGGCTTCAGATTCGCTGAAGTCGGGGTCCTTGCGCAGATGCTTTACCACTTCCGCTTCGCTCAGAAAATGGCGCGCCACCATCGCAAAGACCAGGCGGCCATAGTGGCCGATGTCCTGCTTGTGCTCGAGCGCATCGAGCAGGTGCGCCATCGTGGCGCTCTCGCGCAGTTGTTGAACAGACATGGTCGTTTATCCTCAAGCCGGGTTATCCGCCAGTGTGCGCGACGGGCGGGGGTGGGCCGTTCTGCCCGTGGGGGGATATCTCTCAGCCCTCGGGCAGAACCCGGATGGCGGTGCAAAAATCCTGCACTTCGCTGCTGGCGCGCAACTCGGCCAGGGCTGCCCGCAGGCGCGCTTCCGCCACGTCGTGGGTGATAATCACCAGTTCGGCGGCGGCCCCACGCGGATTTTTTTGCACAATCGAGGCAAGGCTCACCGAGTGGCGGCCGAAGATCTGGCCGATATGGCCGATCACCCCCGGCCGGTCGAGGGCGCGCAGGCGGATGTAAAAGCGGGTCTGAACTTCGTCGATGGATAGATAACCAGGCGGCGGCTGGGCAAAGTCGGCGGGGGTGGGTCCGGCGGGCCGGTCGGCGAGAATATTGATCAGATCAGAAATCACCGCGCTCGCGGTGGGACCGCCCCCGGCCCCGGGACCAAAGAACATGATCGACCCCACCGGTTCCGCCTCGATGAGCACCGCGTTGTAGGCGCCGTCCACGCGGCTGAGGGGATGATCGACCGGCACCAGCGTCGGGTGCACCCGCAAATCGAGCCGTCCGTCCGGGCAGCGCTCCGCGAGGGCCAGCAATTTGATCCCAAAACCCAACTGCTGGGCGTTGCTTACATCGGGCAGATCGATGGTGGTGATCCCCTCGCGATAAATCGCCTCCAGAGGCGGCAGCGGGATGCGAAAGGCAATGCTCGCCAGAATCGTGAGCTTCTCCTGGGCGTCGGCCCCCTCGACGTCCGCCGCCGGGTTGGCCTCGGCGTAACCCAGGGCCTGGGCTTCGGCGAGGGCCTGGCTGTAGGCCATCTGGCGGGTGGCCATCTGGGTGAGGATGTAGTTGGTCGTGCCGTTGATGATGGCCGTCACCGAGTGGATGCGGTTGGCCCCCAGGCACTGCTCCAGCGGTTGAATGAGCGGGATGCCGCCGCCCACCGCCGCCTCGTAGCGCAACTGGCGACTTTGAGCGCGCGCCAGGGCGAACAACTCCTGACCGTGGCGGGCAAGCAAGGCTTTGTTCGCAGTGATCACATGCTTGCCCGCCTTGAGCGCTGCGGTCAACAACTGGTAGGACAGGTCCACTCCCCCCATCACCTCAGCTACCACATCCACGTCCGGATCGCGTACCAGTGCGAACGGGTCATCGGTGAGCGGGGGCAACACCGGCAGATCTCTGGGTCTTTCGAGATCGCGCACGGCCACCCCAACCACCTGGACTGTGCCCAGCCGCGCATCGCGCCCGGCCGTGTCGTGCAAAATACGCAGGACACCGCTGCCGACCGTACCCAGACCGATAAGTGCCAGACGCAAGGGGGTTACCATGGTCCTCCGCCAACCGTAGCAGGCTATCACAATCCCACTGGCTCCGGCACCCGGCGCACCTCCCCGGCGCGCACATCCGCAGTCAAAATTGGAAGCCGTATTGCAATACTTTATACTCGCCGCAGTCTGGGGGAGCGGGAAGCGACCGGTTTCTGTTACTTATGTCTGCAATTCCAAATGGTTATCCAGTCGATTCCAGCATTGCAGGCAGGCATCTTTTATGTCAGGGACGCTGCACAAATTGGCTACTCAGTGGTCTTGGCTACAAAACTGGCTAGGGGTGATGGGTATCGTTAACCACTAAAGAGAAGGTAGGTCACGTCCTGAGGAGCCAGGCTCTACAGGCTGTGTGCTTGTTGCGCCGACAGCAATTTAACTGCAGGTGCAATTATCTTCTAGTAGCCCCCCACCTGTTAGTGCTTTGAAGGTTAATAAAGCGATTCCATTTTGGAATCTTTCATCAGAATATGCCGATGGCAGAGCTGTTTGCCCGGCTTTTAATTGGTGCGCCTTTGCGCGGCCAAGACAGATGGATTGATTTGTGAGGAGAATCGGGATGAGTAAGAGAATTGGGAGTGGAATGGAGAGTCGGTTTGTGGGCGCGCTGGTAATGCTTGCAGGTTCGCTCACCGTGGGGTGGGCGAGCGCGGCGTCTGCCGAAGTGCCTCCCCCGGTACTGGCGCGGGCGAGCGCACCGGAGCCTATCCGCGCGCAGGATTTGCTGCGCGAGCACACCGGCCGCCAGGCGATCGATTTGAAGGCAGTGCCGTCCGCGTGGGATTGGACACAGCCGGTCATCGAACCGCAGGTGGGCCAGGCAACCCCCGCCGCTCCAACTGCTGCCCCGGCCGCTCCTGCGCAGGAGCCTGTGACCGCCCAGCAGACCGACGAAGGCGACTTTCTCGACGAAGTGGCGGTGACGGCGACCCGGCGGCCCACCCGGGCGCGCGATTCTACCCAATCGGTCAATGTGATCAAGCGCGAAGATTTTCAGGCCCAGGGGGCGGTGACCGTCTCCGACGCGCTGCTGCTTATTCCCGGCTTCAACAACTCCACCCCGGCCCTGGGCGGCCAGAGCAATTTGAGCGCCAACTTCCTGCGCGGTTTCGGCGACACCCAGTACGTGGTGCTGCGCGACGGCGTGCGCCTCGGATCGCCCTTTAACGGCCGCTCGGACGTCTCCGCGCTGGTACTCGACGACCTTGAACGCATCGAAGTGATCACCGGCGGTTCGACGCTGCGCTACGGTTCCGGTTCGGTGGGCGGCGTCATCAACTTGATCACCGAGACGCCCAAGGGGCCCCCCAAACTCAGCCTCAGCTACCAGTACGGCAGCTACTCGTTTAACCGCTTCGTGGGCAAGTACTCGGGCGGCGACGATACGTTTTCCTACAACTTGATCTTCACCGGCATCGCCGCGGGCAACAATTACCCGTTCGGCTTCACGCTGCCCACCTCGCCCCAGTTTTATGGACCCAACGATGTGGTCACCGGTTCCAGTTGCGTCGGCCCCCTAGGTCAAGCCTGCGGGGACGGCAGCCTACCCAACGGCACGAACCTCTACGGCTTTCTCAAGCCCGAAGTCGGTCCGCCCACCAAGGTGCAGGGAATCAACGACTTGTCGCACGTCGGCAACGACAACTACATGGGCAAGTTCACCTTCAAGCCCGACACCGACAACAAACTGACCCTGCGCCTCAACCAGCACAACCTGCTCATCGGCGACCGCAGCCCCGGCTACTTCGACTACAACATTTGCGGCTTTTTTACCGGTCCGGCCACCACCCCCAACGGCACTTACTTCAACGCCGATTTTGGCGAGGCGGCGCGGTTTTTGCCCCTCGACCGCCAGGGCCGCGAGCAGCGCTGTCCAGTGCAAACGTATCTGCCCGTGACACCCTCCTCGACGTTGGCTTTTCCGTTTAACTACTCCCGAAATTACGCTGGCAATCTTGCCATTCCCACCGGTACCGCCTTCCCACAGGCAGAAAGGGCCCAGGGCGACGACTCGTTTTTTCGCCGGCGCAGCATGAGCGAGACGGAGGCGTCTTTGACCTGGGACTGGGACATCTCGCCCTCGCAGTCGGTCAATAGTTACCTGGCCTACTACAAGCAGTCGTTGAACTTTTACCGGCCCAATTTGTATGTCTACAACACCGACGTTCTGGGCGGCCAGGCGGCAAACGGTCCCACCGCCAGCGGCGTGGGCGAACTGCAGGTCGGTCCGGTGTTTCGGCCGTATATCGAAGGCCAGCGCTTCGAAGTCCAGAGCGCCTACAACGTCCAGCTCTCCCCTGGGCAGATTTTGAGCGTCGGCGCCAACTTCGTGCAGGACCGGATTTATGTGCAGACCAACACCGAGCGCGACGAGTTCAACGTGCTCGCCGTTTCGTATCAAGATGTCGCCACCAGCCGCACCTCGGTCTTTATCGTGGACGACATTTCTTTTAGCGACCTGCTCAAGACCAACTTTGGCCTGCGCTATACCTACAGCGACCAGTTCGGCCAGATTCTCACCCCGGCGGCAGGGGTGCGGGTGAATCTGGCCAATAACCTGTCGCTGCGGGGCAACTACTCCCAGGTCTTCAACGCTCCGAGCCTGAACAACCTGTTTATCAGCACCGGCACTTACGGCCAGAACACCGGCATCCCCAACCCGAACCTCAAGCCCGAAACGGGGATCACCTTCGATATCGGGGTCGATTACAGCCCGCTGCGCAATCTGTTTGTGAAGCTCACTTACTTCAGCACCTACGTCGACAACACCTTCCAGCGCCGGATTTTCTTGAACCCGAACTTTACGCCGGGCAGCACCACCGAGACCATCACCATCGATCAGACGATCAACCTGGGCAGCCGCCGGGGTAACGGCATCGAATTTTCGGCCGACTGGCGCTTTGCGGATCAGTGGCAGTTTCGAGCGATCTGGACGAACGTCGACGCGCGCCCCTACGGCAACTATTCCGACGACATCGACAGCTTCACCTATCCCAACTTCAAGGAATACCAGGACTACAACCTCCCCTACAACAGCGTCATCGGTGCGCTCACCTACGCCAACAAGGGGCTGACCGCCACGCTTTTGGCGCGCTACGACGACGGCAAATATCGCTTTCGCGGCGACAACAGCACCCGGGTACCCTCGTGGTTCACCCTCGATCTCAACGCCGAAATCCCGATTACGCCGATCTTTACGCTCACCGGCAGCGTCTTCAACCTCACCGACACCCAGTACGAATACCTCGATGCCAACCCTGCCCCCGGCACCACCTTCCGGATCGGCGGACGCTTCGAGATTGGTGGGTAGCAGCGGGCCGATCCTGCAGCGCCAATAAAAGTAACGATGCCCATGGGTTTATGACAGTCCACTCCTTGCCCTAGCCGCCCACTTCGGTGCGCGGCTACTTTTTTTGGGTGCACGGGGGATAATCGTTCCAATTGCTGTGGACAGGGGGCCAGCTTCGATGCGCTACCCAGGTGAGGTTCGCGTTCAGCAACTGGTCATCCATGTGGTGGACCCGCACCGCAACAACGTCGTTTTCTCCGAGCGCGATGTGCCCCTCGACGGCGCCGACCGTCTGGTCGAATACTTCGGCCACCACATCCGCAACTCGCTGCAGGACCCGGTGGCCGGGGCGGGCCGCTTCGGAGCGGATAACGGCTGTGCGACCTTCGCCCTGTGCCGGGCGATGCTGCACGAGGGTCTGGGTCTGATTGGCGGCTCGGGCCAACTGGCCGGGCAACTGGCCGAAATTATCCGGCGCAACCGCAGCATCTCGCCGGGGGTGCTGGTGGCGGGGTTTTATACCGACAGCGAGCGGCCCGAAGTCCCCCGGTTTCTGGCCCTGCTGAAGATGGACCCTTCCCAAGTGTTTCGC
Protein-coding sequences here:
- a CDS encoding pentapeptide repeat-containing protein; translated protein: MAELARHQIILSIINTPAGSTLRFRGLNLAGLDLSGGLDLSRANFSLANLSGVQLQRADLEQARFWKTDLRMADLQQTHLAGAMLAEARLARANLRQADLRGANLQGANLARADLSGADLTDAVLQRADLTGAILDDCKLERANLSGAVLAGASLQHAVLIDANLHAARLTGADLQGAHLIDATCTGADLSGASLQAADLSRAVLVDTDLSGANLAGADVTHTDLRRAILRNVHWDGPSYSQS
- a CDS encoding homoserine dehydrogenase, whose protein sequence is MVTPLRLALIGLGTVGSGVLRILHDTAGRDARLGTVQVVGVAVRDLERPRDLPVLPPLTDDPFALVRDPDVDVVAEVMGGVDLSYQLLTAALKAGKHVITANKALLARHGQELFALARAQSRQLRYEAAVGGGIPLIQPLEQCLGANRIHSVTAIINGTTNYILTQMATRQMAYSQALAEAQALGYAEANPAADVEGADAQEKLTILASIAFRIPLPPLEAIYREGITTIDLPDVSNAQQLGFGIKLLALAERCPDGRLDLRVHPTLVPVDHPLSRVDGAYNAVLIEAEPVGSIMFFGPGAGGGPTASAVISDLINILADRPAGPTPADFAQPPPGYLSIDEVQTRFYIRLRALDRPGVIGHIGQIFGRHSVSLASIVQKNPRGAAAELVIITHDVAEARLRAALAELRASSEVQDFCTAIRVLPEG
- a CDS encoding TonB-dependent receptor, producing the protein MESRFVGALVMLAGSLTVGWASAASAEVPPPVLARASAPEPIRAQDLLREHTGRQAIDLKAVPSAWDWTQPVIEPQVGQATPAAPTAAPAAPAQEPVTAQQTDEGDFLDEVAVTATRRPTRARDSTQSVNVIKREDFQAQGAVTVSDALLLIPGFNNSTPALGGQSNLSANFLRGFGDTQYVVLRDGVRLGSPFNGRSDVSALVLDDLERIEVITGGSTLRYGSGSVGGVINLITETPKGPPKLSLSYQYGSYSFNRFVGKYSGGDDTFSYNLIFTGIAAGNNYPFGFTLPTSPQFYGPNDVVTGSSCVGPLGQACGDGSLPNGTNLYGFLKPEVGPPTKVQGINDLSHVGNDNYMGKFTFKPDTDNKLTLRLNQHNLLIGDRSPGYFDYNICGFFTGPATTPNGTYFNADFGEAARFLPLDRQGREQRCPVQTYLPVTPSSTLAFPFNYSRNYAGNLAIPTGTAFPQAERAQGDDSFFRRRSMSETEASLTWDWDISPSQSVNSYLAYYKQSLNFYRPNLYVYNTDVLGGQAANGPTASGVGELQVGPVFRPYIEGQRFEVQSAYNVQLSPGQILSVGANFVQDRIYVQTNTERDEFNVLAVSYQDVATSRTSVFIVDDISFSDLLKTNFGLRYTYSDQFGQILTPAAGVRVNLANNLSLRGNYSQVFNAPSLNNLFISTGTYGQNTGIPNPNLKPETGITFDIGVDYSPLRNLFVKLTYFSTYVDNTFQRRIFLNPNFTPGSTTETITIDQTINLGSRRGNGIEFSADWRFADQWQFRAIWTNVDARPYGNYSDDIDSFTYPNFKEYQDYNLPYNSVIGALTYANKGLTATLLARYDDGKYRFRGDNSTRVPSWFTLDLNAEIPITPIFTLTGSVFNLTDTQYEYLDANPAPGTTFRIGGRFEIGG